TTGTTGTCTATTTCATCTTTGTTTGTTTGCACTTTTCCCAATTCTTTGGTAACGTTGATGAATGACTTGTTAATCTATTTTTTCCTTGCAGAATAAGGCCCAGCTGGTTGTGATTGCTCACGACGTTGACCCTATTGAATTGGTTGTCTGGCTTCCAGCCTTGTGCAGGAAGATGGAAATTCCTTATTGCATTGTCAAGGGAAAGGCACGCTTGGGATCGGTAATTTTTATCTGATCCCTACACTGTTTTTTGTCTGAGAAATTTCTTTGTTGACCTGATCAAACTGGCTGATTTAATCTAATTTATTTTAACAGATTGTCCACAAGAAAACTGCTTCTGTTTTGTGCTTGACAAGTGTGAAGAACGAAGATAAATTGGAGTTCAGCAGAGTCTTGGAAGCTATCAAGGTACTGTGGAATTGAACTTTCCTTTTATCTGCTTTTAATACTAGTAAAAAACTGAACTCATTGTTTGTGGCTGCATTTTCAGGCTAACTTCAACGACAAATATGAAGAGTACAGGAAGAAGTGGGGCGGTGGGATCATGGGTTCCAAATCCCAAGCTAAAACCAAGGCGAAGGAACGCGTTCTTGCCAAGGAGGCTGCTCAAAGGATGAATTAGGCGTTCAACAATTTTTTGTTGCCTTGTCCTTGGTTTTGTTTAATGTCATCTATTAACTTAAATCTAAGGTTACTTTTACAAGACAGGTTGCTGTATTCTCACAACAGAAACATTCATTTACATGAGTTAGTGTATGTCGTTCTAAACTAGATTGCTGCTGGCAGtaaattttggtgtgattttcCTACAATCAATTTGTCGTAGTCATTACTGTTCGTTCATTAATGTTACTCCATTGGTATGTATGTTGCGGGCTTgagttatttaattatttaagttGATGTTACGAAGCTGTAGAAGAGCTAGTGATCAAGTGTGTTGTAGCCTTGTAGATGTGAAATTATAGGGTTTTgattttaatcttaattttattttcaattttttttaacaaggtATGAGGTATCTAACAAGTGGCTATGAGACCAATTCCTAATCCTTTAGCCGTGCAATAAGCCGTTTGACCAAATAATCTTTTAATCACCCGTTGAAACCACTTACTAAAATACTTAAACACTTGATTCTATTTTAAAAGTAACCAACAAGGTCAAATACAATTGTGGATAATTGAGTTTTTTAAGCATTTAGTTCAATATCCACGGTGATGTGTGTGAAAAGTTATTTGAAGGGAGATGCATGTACTCCACTTAATATATTCAATTTGCACCAAACTTCTGAataaaacatgaatttagaATAAAAATGAGACTGATATAAAAATTTAGAATTCATATTgagatatattaaaaatataaaactaaAATATTATCCAATTCTCCAAAAACTTTACCAAATGATTCTTCTTCCCACAAGTTCTTCTCTCGGCTCATATAAAATGCTACCACACACTCTTTCCCGCCACATACACCCACCATTGCAATTGCAAACGCCAGAAATGGCTTCTTCCAAAACCCTACTCGACATGTTCCAACCCGCTTCCAAGCGCATGAAACCCAccctcaccaccgccaccaccaccaccaccaccgcatgCAAATCCGACAACGCCGCTAATGGCTCCTCACTTTCCATTGACCAAAAATCGCGCATCGAACACAACAAACTCCTCGCCAAATCCAAGCGGAACCTCAAAATCTGCCTCGAAAGAGTCTCCAAATTCAAAGGTATGTGTGCACCTAGCTGCTATTTTCCGATTCATAGCGTGGATCATTCTCTGTTGACGAAAATGCATAATCGCCATTCTCAGCCTCAGGTGGTAGCggttttgtgaaattggaggAGTTGCTGGTGGAGGAATCGTGGTTGGAAGCTCTTCCCGGCGAACTCCAGAAACCCTACGCTGTCAATCTTTCCAAATTCGTTGAAACGGAGATTTGCGGTGGCGATGTGTACCCTCCGCCGCACTTGATCTTCAACGCCCTTAACTCCACCCCTTTTCATCATGTCAAGGCTGTGATTCTCGGCCAGGTTTGTGCATTTCGATTTCGTTACCCTTTTCTCTTCGCTATACAGCTTTTGACTTGGGGTTTTTTGTTAGGACCCTTATCATGGACCTGGTCAAGCAATGGGTCTTTCATTCTCAGTCCCTGAGGGAGTCAAAGTTCCTTCCAGTTTGGTGAATATATTCAAGGAGCTTCACAAAGACGTTGGCTGCTCCGTTCCGTCTCATGGTAATCTGGAAAAATGGGCTGTGCAGGTGAGTAAACATTGCAACTACTAGAACTAGAAAGTCTGCAGTTTTTGTTCCATGCTTTGTTTTTAAAATGGGCTGTGCAGGTAAGTTAGCATTTCCTCAAACACTAATTGGGTTTGTGTGATGATCATCATTTGTTTCGAACAATCTCGACTTAAACTTGACTTATAGGTAGGAATTTGTTGAGCCTAGTTTAATCATATAACAACTGAAAAAAAAAGATGTTTGTCCTGTTTTCTCTTTCATGTATGTGGATTTTTTTCGGAGACTTCAGTAAGGGGTTATGGTTCGTGAATAATAATTTCAAATGGAACTAAAATGATGTAGGGTTTCACACTCAATTTGGTGTAAGAATCCATAATCAGATCTGCTGAAATGAAGATTTAAAGATCTATAGACTTGGAACTGAGTCAGTTGAGTGTAGTGCGTTTGTTTTGAGTTTCGTTAGTTTATTGATGAGTTAGTTAATTAGGTTGGTAAATGTTAAAGCTTTTATTCATCTCTATAAATACTACTGTAACATCACATTTAGGCATCTTTGAATAAATGGAACCTCATTGGTtaaccttctccttcttcctccttctctTTGATCCATCCTAATTTACGGAGAAAGTTAAAGCAATAAGCAGCATTACGTTTCTTAATAATGTTTACCCAATAGCCTCTAGAATGAAAAACCATCAAGTTTCTTTTCCAAAAATGATGTTATGCAATCAATATATAGTTTAACACTGTTGATGATTAATTTACACAATTATTTCATTGATGAATGCTCAATGGTATCGGGGATAAGAACAATCTATCAATAATTATCACCCCTTTAAACGAGTGTCAGTTAATTTTATTGAAAATAAGGATGTGTTGTCGGGAAAGTTTGGTATGTTTGTCGCCTAAAGGCAGAGGGATGTCATAATGTACTCTATGTCATTGGTACACATTTTGACAAAGTGGGTGACTCTACATAGTAAGTGgagtttttaaaataaaattctcTGACCACGATTTCAACTTCATTTCAGGGTGTTCTCTTACTCAATGCTGTTCTCACAGGTTAGATTTTTACATTTTTGTGAACTTCTAATGAAGTGTATATGTGACGTTTAGGTATCGTAGTATTTGTATTTCATATCCAATGAAGTCTATCTGTGACTTATTCTTCTGAGTTATAGGGTGATCTATAGTATGATACTGTCCTTCACTGTGTTTGGTGTTTTATGCTTGTATACCGGTTGTGGTTTCTAACTAGTAGTGTACTTTTTGAATTCAGTCAAGAAGCATCAAGCAAATTCTCATGCGAAAAAAGGCTGGGAACATTTTACGGATGCTGTTATCAAGACAATCTCACAGAAGAATGAAGGggttgtgtttctgttgtggggaAACTCTGCTCGCGCGAAATCTAGGTACTACAAGTCTACAATTGTAAAACTCTATAACAAGCCTTGGAAACCAAATTTGGAATTAGTGACTTAGTCTTGCAATAGTCATTTTGATAGCTTTCCAAAATCAACTTGACcttaaaaagtaaaacttcaGTAGTATATTCTTATTTTGGGAAATGGGTGACGAGCAAGTTTTGGTGCAAGTTTACATCTGTTAAATGCAAGATGCATTTTGGAAATGGTTTTCTTTAACTAAATTGCATTCTTTCCTTTCCTTGCCTGGAAGATAAATTCTGTGAAAACTTGTTGATGAGCTTGTACATGATTGTCATATACACAGGTTAATCGATGCAACAAAGCATCACATTCTAGAAGCTGCACATCCTTCTGGTTTGTCTGCAAATAGGGGCTTCTTTGGCTGCAGGTAAGATTACACTCTCCTTCTCTATGAAATGCTTAAATATCTAGTCATCCCCTCTTTATTTTGAATAATTGCATTCCCAATTCCTTAGAAATTAATCCAGGTTACACGCTAGTCCATTTCAAGGTGAATGAGCATCTTACGCCCTCTTGTTTGTCTCTTTGCAAGTCAGATTCCCTAGGGGGCTAATGTTGAACTATTGCTTTCATACTTTTGGACTCTATAAGATGAATAAAAACTTTTTCTCAGAGATTATAGTCATTTCATCTTCTAAATCTCAAAATCAATGGAAGTGTGTTCAGAATTAGTCACTTGGGAGTCATAGGGAAAAAAGTATCCTAGGTAGGCTCGCTTATAGTTTCTCACCACTACTAAGTATATTAAAATGGACTAAAGTGTGACAATTTTTCATCTATCAAGCCATTggggtaaaaaaaaaattgagtgaaAGGGAGCACGGTGTACTCTAACTCTCTAAGGATCTCTCGTGAAATAGGATTGTAATTTTCTCTAGTATATTTGGTCACCAGAGTCTATAATGCACTTCTTTCGAACTGAACGAAGAACTCTTAGCATTTCAGAATCAATCTGTCACTTAAATTGTGTATactgtatatttttttattgtatttgGGAAGGTTACACGGACCTTAACAGTTCACCACCACTAAGGTTCTCATTATTCATGTTGCGTGCCACTGATATATTGAGAATTGAGCCGTATTTTGTTTAGCTTTGTTTTTACACTTGTGACATGAACTGAAACTATTATATCAGATCTTATATTGAGCAAACCAGCTAATCAATGTTCATGAATCTACGGAGTTTTTTATTCTTACTCATCATCTTGATTATTTGAATTTATCTGAGCAGGCACTTCTCCCGCACTAACCAACTTCTGGAGAAAATGGGGACTGGTCCTATAGATTGGCAACTATAACTTATGTGTAGAGAGTATCAACCGTTATTTCCTTtaatcagaatcaattttgaagtCTACTACTACAAGTTTTGGGGCGCTTCCGTGAGTCCATTCTCCTTGATGCATAGATGGCTCCATTGATTGATTCCCAAATCTGCCAAGGAAAAAATATATGCTTTTGTGGATAGTTTGACTCTGCATGTTGTTACCCCGGAGATTCTGCAGTACTCATTACTGAACATTATTATTACTATAATGCATTTTGGCATAACAATGTTCTGGGATAGTAAGTGTATGTTGGGAAATTATGCTATAACTTATTCTAAAGCCAGAAATGATCTTGGAGAGAAGCTTATATGAGTAGTTTCTAGCTgatagaattgattatgagaaaataGAAATTGATCGAAATACTAATTTGGTGTACTATCCATGTGCTGTCAAAAGTTGCACATTACTCACCGCTTTCTTTTGTTTGCAGTGACACTAACCATTCATCACTTCTTTTGCTGGAAGAGTGGAAAATTGTCAGTCTTCACAGCTCACCAGTTCGATCTAAATTTGTAAAGTCTGAACCAAATAGCGTGCACGTGATAATAAGGTATCTAATTGCATCAAATGAGTTGAGTTTTATGGTCCTAGAAATCCTCCTAATAATCACATGAGTTATTACTAGTACACTGTCTTTTAAAAAACTAACCCACACAGTTCTCATTTCCCTCATGAATAAAACTCATAAATACTACTTAGGgataatcctctaattggtccctgtggttgtgtggccgtctgaaattagtcccttccgtaaaatctaagtcctcgcgtttgaaaagtgtgtggaaattagtccctccggcgaggacctgctacacacactttttcaaacgcgaggacttagattttacgggagggactaatttcagacggccacacaaccacagggaccaattagaggattaaccctactttttttgtttgaaatcaACTCATAAATACTACTGCTAGTACTAGTATAAAGTTGTACATTAatgatgagaagaagaaaaaagaaaaaatagaagaaaaaagaggaagatgaaatATTCTTTGACATGTGATATGAAAATCTCTTTGGAGGGCATTGCTTGTAGCTTGGCAGACAAAAAAATATTTCCCTTGTGGTACTCGTCATGGCTTGGATGTTCCTCATACTCCACAACATATTTTAACAATGGCcccattatttatatttaaatagtaataataaataaagCGAAAATGACAAGCACATGGCATTGATAATATCGCCCGCAATGTGTGTTGGTTTTATTTGGCGCTAGCAATGTATTATTGGTTTGTAAAAGAAAGTGTATTTTAtcgaaaaaaacacaaattttattagtaattagttttcatatattaaatataaattttcttTCCGAGATATTTCTTATTTTTGTAACAAGTTATGTTGCTTCTCTAGTTTCAAAAATCAAGtatattctttttattttcttctttttacaaATGAATACCATTACTTAAATTTAATCAATTATAATGGTTTTTtcaaatgtaacaaaaaaaatcaattataatGGTTTAAGTTGTTTTTGGTGTTAATTTGCTTATGCAATTCCGATATGGGTATTGTTAATGTCAAAGGTTTGCGGTTCATAAAAATCAAACTCTCAACTTAAAAGTTTAAATAACCATTTTTTGACTATTGGAATCAACAACCATTTTTTGACTATTGAAATCAACAATCGTCGGCTTCTAATTGTTTAgttgttaaaataaaaatatagtgTCTCTTGTAATTTTCTGTTTAAGAGATTTGACTTTTTCATCATGATTTAACATATTATATtactattataaaaaaataaattgaatagCAATGGCTTCAAGCAACTTTTTTTGTATTAATTTCCCCTCAGAATTCAGATCTCAATATTCTTAAAACAGTTTCTTTGAAAATTTATCAAATTATGGTGAGTAAATAGTGTACTAGTATCTGTTTAGCTAAAAAATAATTGGGAAACACATGATGAAATGTCAGGTTGCCTGCAAGTGAGTCAGAGATGCGAATGGGGCACTTTCCCCGTGATTCAAACGTGAGCTTCAATGGAATCTGATTTGCAGTAGCAGCTGTGTAGGACCAAAACCTCATTGGGATTCTAATCTTTTTTATCTGACTTCGATCTCCTCGATTTGTTGGCTCTTTTGTTTTACtcctatttattttttaaatgcaTTATTAATCTTTTCCTAAAAGTTTTTATTCACCCCTTGTCACACTAATATTAAGGCTtcgtttggttggagggaggggaaaagaaagggaaagaaaatacGGAAATCGAGGAGTGAACTTGGATTAAACCTTAGTCCAAATTCACTCctcgatttccgtgttttctttccctttcctttcttctccctccaaccaaacatagcataagtgagagaaataaagaaatgaaaaatatgataaGTACTAATGTATAAAAACAAGAGAGAATAAAGAGAAAGTTAGTCGAAATACgatgaaaaataaagaaaaatataaatgagTCAAATTTCAGAGTCAGTTGTTATGAAACTAATTTCATTGAGATTGTATAAATGAGTGAGTCTTTCTTAACAAATATTTATCTATACATATCGTCTAAACCATTGATTATATGTATAAGAAGCATAAATGTCTATCAACTATGCTTCAACCTTGTCGGTATACCGATGTATTCTCATAGATGACAATCAATCGTGACACTAATCATCTTAAATCTCTTGGATCATATTAAGTTAGTGACATGAGGTATCATACCTCATGAATGATCGACATTCATGAGATTAATCATCTCGAAACTCTAAAGTCATATTATGTGAGTGAACCTCTTCTATTAAATATTTCTTCGTACACACTGCTCATCAATCAGATTTTTAGAAGGTGCTacattaactaattaaattaaataaataaaaaaactgatTTTCCCACATTTTTATAATCTAATTGTTGAAATGTAATATAGAAATTAAACTTTTAAATTTGTTTGAGTAATTATAATTTATGTACATATTTCAATGGTATATAAGGATGGATCCCTACTACCTACACCAGTCAATACCTAAAGTTTATTATCTAAAAAATACTATAAACACACATAAATAGTTTTTGAACATATTTATTTTGTATTAGCAAAAATTTAGAAACGGACAAAAGGGTATTCGAGTTGTATCGCATTGCTTCGCTGTAGTGACTTCAATT
This portion of the Lotus japonicus ecotype B-129 chromosome 3, LjGifu_v1.2 genome encodes:
- the LOC130747649 gene encoding uracil-DNA glycosylase, mitochondrial isoform X1 yields the protein MLPHTLSRHIHPPLQLQTPEMASSKTLLDMFQPASKRMKPTLTTATTTTTTACKSDNAANGSSLSIDQKSRIEHNKLLAKSKRNLKICLERVSKFKASGGSGFVKLEELLVEESWLEALPGELQKPYAVNLSKFVETEICGGDVYPPPHLIFNALNSTPFHHVKAVILGQDPYHGPGQAMGLSFSVPEGVKVPSSLVNIFKELHKDVGCSVPSHGNLEKWAVQGVLLLNAVLTVKKHQANSHAKKGWEHFTDAVIKTISQKNEGVVFLLWGNSARAKSRLIDATKHHILEAAHPSGLSANRGFFGCRHFSRTNQLLEKMGTGPIDWQL
- the LOC130747649 gene encoding uracil-DNA glycosylase, mitochondrial isoform X2 — translated: MLPHTLSRHIHPPLQLQTPEMASSKTLLDMFQPASKRMKPTLTTATTTTTTACKSDNAANGSSLSIDQKSRIEHNKLLAKSKRNLKICLERVSKFKGGSGFVKLEELLVEESWLEALPGELQKPYAVNLSKFVETEICGGDVYPPPHLIFNALNSTPFHHVKAVILGQDPYHGPGQAMGLSFSVPEGVKVPSSLVNIFKELHKDVGCSVPSHGNLEKWAVQGVLLLNAVLTVKKHQANSHAKKGWEHFTDAVIKTISQKNEGVVFLLWGNSARAKSRLIDATKHHILEAAHPSGLSANRGFFGCRHFSRTNQLLEKMGTGPIDWQL